The following nucleotide sequence is from Synchiropus splendidus isolate RoL2022-P1 chromosome 1, RoL_Sspl_1.0, whole genome shotgun sequence.
TGTCGTGGATTCATATGTTTCAGATCATGCTGTTGAATATCAGTTGTCTGCAGTGACTCAGAACATgtagttgtttttgttgttggcaACCAATAGGACTtgaaaggggggaaaaaagcaatgcattgtgggcctATATGTCAACTGGAACGTTTGTTGTCAACACAGTCGCCTACTCTCTGATTTGTATGTTAAACTTTGTTCATGGTGGAAACGTGTTGTGTTATAGTGTCACACTCACTGCCCACGCCCACTTCTTATGCAAATAACCACATTGACAAATATTTTGTTCCCAAAAGAAACACTGTTgtgtcctcctctgctccaaTAGCTATTTAAAAGCCCCTGAACACCAGGATTGGCACAAATTCTTAAATTGTCATGAACTCATTGATGATTATTCCATCGATACGTACTCTTCAGTATGAGAAAATAATGTagtcaaatattattatttagaaaTATTGATTCTAGATGATGTATTTCATCATGTGCTTTAATTCACTTCGAACAGGAGCAGGTGGGGATGACTCTTTTGGAACAGAACCAGCCAGGATCTTGGATACACTTCTCCATcctgaccagcagaggtcacCATCTTCTGGCACTGGTGATAGTGacgactggagagaaaccagtAACTGTCAGTCAGATTCCAACTCTGTTGAGAATCCAAATGTTCACGTCAAAGAGGAGAcagatgatgctgatgacaAATCACTGATCTGCTCTAGATGTGGGAAGAAATGCTTGTCAAAGTCTGGACTGACTCAACATATGAAATCCTGTGGCCGCGGACCTTTGACGTGTTTGCTTTGTGGGAACCATTTTGATAAGCGACAGAAACTGAGGTACCACATGGGTATTCAcgctggagaaaaacctttcatctgctcccagtgtggaaaggATTTTTCACGGAAAAGTCACCTGAAtagtcacatgagaattcattcTGGAGAAAAACCGTTCTTCTGcacaaaatgtggaaaatgtttttcacagaacgCTATGTTGAGGAGGCATATGAGCATTCACTCTGGAGataaacctttcatctgctcccagtgtggaaagtGTTTCTCACAGAGCGGTATGTTGAGGAGGCATGTGAGCACTCACTCTGGAGACAAATACTTtgtctgctcccagtgtggtacATGTTTTTCCCAGAAGGTTCATCTGAAtagtcacatgagaattcactctggagaaaaacctttcatctgctctgagtgtggaaagtgtttttcactTAAGTGCAATCTGATTAGGCatatgagagttcacactggagaaaaaccctttatcTGCTCTGAGTGTGGAAGACGTTTTTCAGAGAAAGGCACATTAGAGAagcacatgagagttcacactggtgaaaaacctttcaactgCTCCCTGTGTGGAAAATGCTTCTCGGAGAAAGGCACCCTGAAgggtcacatgagagttcactctggagaaaaacctttcaactgctccctgtgtggaaaatgtttttcagagaaAAGCACCCTAAAAAATCACATCAGGGTTCACACTGGAGAAGCGAAGTGTCTTAAAGAGGTGGGAAAACTCTCAGACAAGACAGAGGGACTTCTAAAATGATATCAGGAGTCCAAGCAAGTTATTATCTTCATCTTTATGCTTAGGGAAAAATATTATGAGAAGCAGTGCCCTGAATGTCCAAGTACAACTTTTGAACACATGTTAAATCAAAGCTGTATACTTAATTTCAGTCGATACATTTATAGTATCACAGCTGCTTTAATTCGTGAGTATTAGATGTGGGGGGAAAAATGATTGCAATATATTgcgcactctctctctcaataCATAATGGACACACTTAGagcaaatatcaatatttcacacacacagtggattAGCCAGCATTTTTAGTTGTTTAAATTCAAAATCTGTATTTCCTGTTCACAAACGTATCCTACTACACCTGTTTTCCCTGAATCGTCTTTGCCCACAGTCAATCTCCATCTTGACATACATTGCCTGATGAACGTGATTTATCCCCATGGTGCCCATATATCGTGgaatgaaattaatatttaggGCACCGCTGCTGGCAGTTAGGAGGAATCACTCCAGAGTGATTTGGAGACAGAGGCAGTCAGTTAAAACAGGGCGCTAAATGCACCAGAGGCACCGGACGTGGTGTTTTTGTGATCTtgtttgaaagtaaaatgaGTCATTCACCATAGCTAAGTTTATTATATGTCAAACAATATATTGCTTTTTCCTCCATCTCAGCAGAGGTGCTGCACTGTGGTGGCCTCCATCAGTGAGGTGACTGAGAAGGTGCGGGGCATCAAAAGGGTCCTGACGGACATCAGTGGAACACTAAAGCAACATgtgcagcagatttttttttctccaaataaacatttatattaTGTGTTGTGAACTGTGCTGTCCAATTATTTAACTCAGATGAATCACTTACTCACATTTTCCTTTATTTCTTCTGCTATCTGCTGTTCCGCAAGATCTTGTGTGTAAGGCAGGGTCGAGGTGTGAAAAGTCTCAcaccaagtttgtttttcaacaggCATTGACAAACCGAAGGTCCAGAAAGTGCTTTTGATGGTTTGAGGAAGTACAGCACACTGAGCTGGTCCAATTGGGTACTTCGACAAATAATGCCACGCTGAACATAGTCATTACAGATCTGTGCCACAAAACGAGACTT
It contains:
- the LOC128752277 gene encoding gastrula zinc finger protein XlCGF8.2DB-like; translation: METERAGAGGDDSFGTEPARILDTLLHPDQQRSPSSGTGDSDDWRETSNCQSDSNSVENPNVHVKEETDDADDKSLICSRCGKKCLSKSGLTQHMKSCGRGPLTCLLCGNHFDKRQKLRYHMGIHAGEKPFICSQCGKDFSRKSHLNSHMRIHSGEKPFFCTKCGKCFSQNAMLRRHMSIHSGDKPFICSQCGKCFSQSGMLRRHVSTHSGDKYFVCSQCGTCFSQKVHLNSHMRIHSGEKPFICSECGKCFSLKCNLIRHMRVHTGEKPFICSECGRRFSEKGTLEKHMRVHTGEKPFNCSLCGKCFSEKGTLKGHMRVHSGEKPFNCSLCGKCFSEKSTLKNHIRVHTGEAKCLKEVGKLSDKTEGLLK